The genomic stretch CTAAATTCCTTTTTCTATGCCAACTAACCGTCTACTATTATTAACAAAATAAGTAAATATCAAATTTCCGATgaaaaattagaatttaataaaaatcctcTATATAGGAAAAAAGAAATCTGCAATAAATCGTGAACCAAGTGATAATAAACGGCGCATTCCATTTCAATGCGGTTTTAAGATTTTATTTAAGACgatttaaacaaacacataaaaaaactaaatgCACAATCAATTGCATTTGGGATTACTCaataatcaaataaatcaaTGCTCATTGTTTATCAATCAATAACGTTAGGATCCGGAGAACTTAACactaagaaaaaaattacaacattTTTTTCCTTAAGTAAAGAGCCTAATTAGCCTAACATCCTAATTTGTAAGCAATTAATCAACAGAAGGCAAGAAGAGGTTGCCTTAAAACAAAAACAGCATTAATCAAGATTAGCCTAAACTCAAacaattagaaatgaaacggTTAATCATAACCGCTTGCTAAAATCAATGATCCCTTTTCCAGCAAATGTCGATTGGATGCTTTTCCAACAGCTTCTGTGGAATCAAGCAATGCTCAGTGGAGTATAGTTTCTCTTGAATCAACGGAGATTCTAGAAGCTTCTGGAACACTTCTTCACCTTCAGACGATGCTTCTTCTTCGTTGACCTTCTAGAAGAATGGATCATGTTAGTCTTAGGAATTAAACAAAATGATTTTAGTTTTATCCATTTAAAATAGTACCTTGAGGAATTCGAGTAGTCCAACTTGGGCCTGCAAGAATTTGATGTATTTGTAGGCGGATTGCAGCATCTCCGCCGTGTTCATCTTCTGGCCGCCGGGAACCAGCTTCCCGAGCTCCTGCGTCTTCGCCGTGATCCTCCGCCGCCTCTGCCTCGCCGCGACGGTCTGCGCGGACAAGCTCTCCTCTTTGTTGACCCTCACGCTCTCGCAGCTCCCCATGCTGAAACCCGCCGCCGGAAATGCTGgtagcggcggcggcggaggaagcACAAATTCCGGGATGGAGTAATCTTGGTAGAATGGGTGGGAATCGCAGAGCTTTTGGCGTTTGGGGAAATGGGGAAAGGGCTCATTGTTATATTGGAAGTAGTTGGAGTTGAGATGATCGAAATCGAAGGGAATTCCATCATCGGCGAAAGGTAAGTCGTCGGAGAGGAGAGAGTTGCAGAAGGCGTCGATGGGGTCCACCAAGTAATCGTCGGGGTTGAAGAGATCAACACCTAATTCCGCCGGCGCAAAGGAGTCCCAGTTGGAGTTGTAGTAGCTCAACGCCATTAATTGGATAATCTGCCAAGAATCGAAACCGTAAGAGATGAATACAGTTGAAAATATGAAGGGAAAATTGAAGTTGCTGTGAGTGAGTTAAAAGAGAGAGACAATGACTATCTGAGGAAAGATTGTCTTTTAACTACCACTCTACTAGCTTTGAATGTCAGTAGAAATTAACCTTAACAAATACTGTTGGCTTATTTTTAGCTCTCTGTGTCAGTGTGTGTCAGAGAGAGAAAAGGAGGGAGATAGTGGGGAGTGGAGGTTATGGGATGGGATTTTATAACGGTTAATAACTACTCTCCTAATAATTTGGAAAAATTAGGGTTATCAAATGCTGCAATTCTCTTTTGATTAACCGTTATTTTACATCAGGTTTCTATTCACATTTGATTGTTTTAATTCCATGTATTGTTCGTGtgataaaagaaattaattggTAAAATTAGCCACCAAGAAGTATTGTAACAGAGTTTCCTACAATTACTCTCTCCAAAACCAACTGCTGAAGTTAATTTGACTATGTCAAATAACCGTGTCATGCAAAAGTTGAAGAATGCTTTGTGCAAATTTTCCGATTGACAGTTAAAAAGTTGTAGAATATGTCTTGAAATAATATGGGATAATTCGTGAGCCGAGTGATTAATAATAGATAAACGGCGCATCTTTTTTAATTGCGGGTTTAAGATTTTATTTATGACGAATTAATTTAAGCAAACACACTAAGTAAATGCACAATCAATCGCACTTGGAgttaattaatcaataattaCTAAATAAATGCTCATTGCATATAGCAATGTTAGGATCAGGTAACTTACACtaggaaataaaaaacaatattttCTCCTGAAGTAAAGATCCTAATAAACTAACATCCTAATTTGTAAGGACGGAAGAGGTTGccttaaaacaaaaacaacatcaaTAAGATTAGGCTAAACTAAAACAATTAGCAATGAAACGGTTAATTATAACGGCTTGCTTGCTAAAATCAATGATCCCTTTTTTCTAGTAAATGTGGATTGGATTTGAGTATTTGATGTTCCACAACATTTTCAGTTCTTGAATCAATGGAGATTCTAGAAGATTCTGtaactcttcttcttcttcaccttGAAATCATGCTTCTTCGTTGACCTTCTAGGAGATTAGATCATGTTAGCAAAGATTCATACAAGGAATATTAATCACAATCTAGCTAGGATTTCAAGAAAATGATTAGTTTTTTCATGTTGTCTGTTTTTTTAGGCACTCTTACTAAAACTAACTCATTCTAAAACAAgttttttattcataaattaCTAAACAAAATTGTAAGTATTTTCTTTTCGATATTAGGGACGTGGGAGTGGAGGTTATTTGATGGGATTTTATAACGGTTAACCAGCCTCCTAATTATTTGGATGATACTAATGGGTATTGGGGTTATTAACAAAATtagagaaaagataaatgtacacATGTACGCTACTGTATTTATTAACCGTTACTTCCACATCAAGCTTATCCtctattc from Salvia splendens isolate huo1 chromosome 15, SspV2, whole genome shotgun sequence encodes the following:
- the LOC121768643 gene encoding transcription factor bHLH52-like codes for the protein MALSYYNSNWDSFAPAELGVDLFNPDDYLVDPIDAFCNSLLSDDLPFADDGIPFDFDHLNSNYFQYNNEPFPHFPKRQKLCDSHPFYQDYSIPEFVLPPPPPLPAFPAAGFSMGSCESVRVNKEESLSAQTVAARQRRRRITAKTQELGKLVPGGQKMNTAEMLQSAYKYIKFLQAQVGLLEFLKKVNEEEASSEGEEVFQKLLESPLIQEKLYSTEHCLIPQKLLEKHPIDICWKRDH